One window of the Mycobacterium haemophilum DSM 44634 genome contains the following:
- a CDS encoding acyl-CoA carboxylase subunit beta, with product MLRSTLDPKSDAYSEAASAMTTKLSEIDAELTNALAGGGPKYVERHHARGKLTARERIELLVDPDSPFLELSPLAAYGSAFAVGASLVTGIGVVCGVECMIVANDPTVKGGTSNPWTLRKILRANKIAFQNRLPVISLVESGGADLPTQKEIFIPGGQMFRDLTRLSAAGIPTIALVFGNSTAGGAYVPGMSDHVVMIKERSKVFLAGPPLVKMATGEESDDESLGGAEMHARISGLADYFAVDELDAIRIGRRIVTRLNWVKQGPAPRPVTEPLFDTEELIGIVPADLRIPFDPREVIARIVDGSDFDEFKPLYGSSLVTGWAQLHGYPLGILANARGVLFSEESQKATQFIALANRSDTPLLFLHNTTGYMVGKDYEEGGMIKHGSMMINAVSNSTVPHISLLIGASYGAGHYGMCGRAYDPRFLFAWPSAKSAVMGGAQLSGVLSIVARAAAQARGQQVDEAADAAMRAAVEGQIEAESLPLVLSGMLYDDGVIDPRDTRTVLGMCLSAIANSPIKGTSNFGVFRM from the coding sequence GTGTTGCGATCCACACTCGATCCGAAGTCCGATGCCTATTCCGAGGCAGCTTCGGCGATGACGACAAAGCTGAGCGAGATCGACGCTGAACTTACCAACGCGTTGGCCGGGGGCGGCCCGAAGTACGTCGAGCGTCATCACGCTCGCGGCAAGCTGACAGCCCGGGAACGCATCGAGCTGCTCGTCGACCCCGACTCCCCGTTTCTGGAGCTCAGCCCGCTGGCGGCGTATGGCAGCGCGTTCGCGGTCGGCGCCAGCCTGGTCACCGGCATTGGCGTGGTGTGCGGCGTCGAATGCATGATCGTCGCCAACGACCCCACCGTCAAAGGCGGCACCAGCAACCCGTGGACATTACGAAAGATACTGCGGGCCAATAAGATCGCCTTCCAGAACCGGCTTCCGGTCATTTCGCTGGTGGAATCCGGTGGGGCAGACCTGCCCACCCAGAAGGAAATCTTCATCCCCGGCGGGCAGATGTTCCGCGACCTGACCCGGCTTTCGGCGGCCGGGATCCCCACCATCGCCCTGGTGTTCGGCAACTCCACCGCCGGCGGTGCCTACGTGCCGGGGATGTCCGATCACGTGGTGATGATCAAGGAACGCTCTAAGGTATTTTTGGCCGGCCCGCCGCTGGTGAAGATGGCCACCGGCGAGGAATCCGATGACGAGTCTCTTGGTGGAGCCGAAATGCATGCGCGCATATCGGGTTTGGCTGACTACTTCGCCGTCGACGAGCTCGACGCGATCCGCATCGGGCGTCGCATCGTGACGCGGCTGAACTGGGTCAAACAGGGACCTGCCCCCAGGCCGGTGACCGAACCGCTGTTCGATACCGAAGAGCTGATCGGCATCGTGCCCGCAGATCTGCGTATCCCGTTCGACCCTCGTGAGGTGATCGCCCGCATCGTTGATGGCTCCGACTTCGACGAGTTCAAACCGCTGTACGGGTCGTCGCTGGTGACCGGCTGGGCCCAGTTGCACGGGTATCCGTTGGGGATCCTGGCCAACGCGCGGGGTGTGTTGTTCAGTGAGGAGTCGCAGAAAGCCACCCAGTTCATTGCGCTGGCTAACCGCTCCGACACGCCATTGTTGTTCCTGCACAACACCACCGGATACATGGTGGGCAAGGACTATGAAGAGGGCGGCATGATCAAGCACGGCTCGATGATGATCAACGCCGTTTCCAACTCGACTGTCCCGCACATCTCGCTGCTGATTGGTGCGTCGTACGGAGCCGGGCACTACGGCATGTGTGGACGCGCCTATGACCCTCGATTCCTGTTCGCCTGGCCCAGCGCCAAGTCGGCGGTGATGGGCGGTGCCCAACTGTCCGGCGTGCTGTCGATCGTCGCCCGAGCGGCCGCGCAAGCCCGCGGTCAGCAGGTCGACGAAGCGGCTGATGCCGCAATGCGGGCTGCCGTCGAAGGCCAGATCGAAGCCGAGTCGCTGCCGCTGGTGTTGTCCGGGATGCTCTACGACGACGGGGTGATCGACCCCCGCGACACCCGAACCGTGCTGGGAATGTGTTTGTCCGCCATAGCCAATAGCCCGATCAAAGGAACGTCGAACTTCGGCGTTTTCCGGATGTGA
- a CDS encoding acyl-CoA dehydrogenase family protein produces the protein MSIWTTPEREQLRKAVRSFTEREILPNIDEWERTGDLPRDLHRRAGAAGLLGAGFPEAVGGGGGDGADSVIICEELHQAGAPGGVFASLFTCGIAVPHMVASGDARLIEEFVRPTLAGELIGALAITEPGSGSDVGHLRTTAVLAGDHYLVNGAKTYITSGVRADYVVTAVRTGGHGAAGVSLLVVQKDTPGFAVSRKLDKMGWRSSDTAELCYVDARVPAANLVGAENTGFAQIAQAFVSERIALATQAYSSAQRCLDITVQWCRDRETFGRPLISRQAVQNTLAEMARRIDVARVYSRSVVERQLAGETNLIAPVCFAKNTAVEAGEWVANQAVQLFGGMGYMAESEVERQYRDMRILGIGGGTTEILTSLAAKTLGFQS, from the coding sequence ATGAGCATCTGGACCACACCGGAGCGCGAACAGCTGCGAAAGGCGGTGCGCTCGTTCACCGAACGGGAGATCCTGCCCAATATCGACGAGTGGGAGCGCACCGGCGATCTGCCCCGCGATTTGCACCGCCGCGCGGGGGCAGCCGGGCTGCTCGGCGCGGGCTTTCCCGAAGCGGTGGGCGGCGGTGGCGGCGACGGCGCCGACTCGGTGATCATCTGCGAGGAGCTTCACCAAGCCGGCGCACCTGGCGGGGTTTTCGCTTCGTTGTTCACGTGCGGAATCGCGGTGCCGCACATGGTCGCGTCCGGCGATGCGCGGCTGATCGAGGAGTTCGTGCGGCCGACGTTGGCCGGCGAACTCATTGGTGCGCTGGCCATCACCGAGCCCGGCAGCGGTTCGGACGTCGGACACCTACGCACCACCGCGGTCTTAGCAGGCGATCACTACCTCGTCAACGGCGCCAAGACCTACATCACCTCCGGGGTACGGGCCGACTACGTCGTCACCGCGGTGCGTACCGGAGGCCATGGCGCCGCAGGGGTTTCGCTGCTCGTGGTCCAGAAGGACACACCTGGCTTTGCAGTCAGCCGCAAGCTGGACAAGATGGGCTGGCGGTCCTCAGATACCGCCGAGCTGTGCTACGTCGACGCGCGCGTGCCGGCGGCCAATCTGGTCGGCGCCGAGAACACCGGATTCGCCCAGATCGCCCAGGCATTCGTATCCGAGCGCATCGCCCTTGCCACGCAAGCATATTCGAGCGCGCAGCGGTGCCTGGACATCACCGTGCAGTGGTGCCGCGACCGGGAAACGTTCGGCCGTCCGCTGATATCCCGACAGGCGGTGCAGAACACGCTCGCCGAGATGGCCCGCCGCATCGACGTGGCGCGCGTCTATTCCCGCAGTGTCGTGGAGCGTCAGCTGGCGGGAGAGACGAACCTGATCGCGCCGGTGTGTTTCGCGAAGAACACCGCCGTCGAGGCCGGGGAATGGGTTGCCAACCAAGCTGTGCAGTTATTCGGCGGCATGGGCTACATGGCCGAATCCGAAGTCGAACGCCAATACCGGGACATGCGGATCCTCGGCATCGGCGGCGGAACCACCGAAATCCTCACTTCACTCGCCGCGAAAACCCTTGGATTCCAATCATGA